A single genomic interval of Deltaproteobacteria bacterium harbors:
- a CDS encoding DUF2442 domain-containing protein produces the protein MRWVIEATYVGGYKLKIRFDNGETKVVDLKPHLDGPIFEPLKQLDFFKSFRVDKDIDTVVWPNNADFSPDFLYEIGQKVSEQDASADAV, from the coding sequence ATGCGATGGGTGATCGAGGCGACATATGTTGGGGGGTATAAACTAAAGATCCGGTTTGATAACGGAGAGACCAAGGTGGTTGATTTGAAACCACATCTAGACGGCCCTATCTTTGAACCCTTGAAGCAGCTAGATTTCTTCAAGTCATTTCGCGTGGATAAGGATATAGATACTGTCGTGTGGCCAAACAACGCTGACTTTTCACCTGACTTTCTTTATGAGATAGGTCAAAAGGTCAGCGAACAAGACGCTTCAGCCGACGCGGTTTAA
- a CDS encoding DUF4160 domain-containing protein codes for MIEGEFPRRATSLVLEWAFQHRDELIANWERAQRNEPLEEIEPLD; via the coding sequence ATGATAGAAGGAGAGTTCCCTAGGCGGGCAACTTCTTTGGTGCTTGAATGGGCATTTCAGCATAGGGATGAACTTATAGCTAACTGGGAGAGGGCGCAGCGGAACGAGCCTCTGGAAGAAATTGAACCTCTCGATTAG